The following are from one region of the Mycolicibacterium diernhoferi genome:
- the drmA gene encoding DISARM system helicase DrmA translates to MTSATEKAKEPASSYELTFEPDGSSFTVRENLVDILERELLGPIHGPEELLPFSPRSQYLVGYIAPVRLSGATAGNGDAADGTERGELAEARADENAAAEGRGIPAFAADDGEADAADDDAEDRAPKQGLMIPSSMGLRFQVPPDLEAFTVTASWGTYESVQTDKVTKAGRPIRTFQRLPVEEPRTIRLADLDAGQTTTIPLRDTICLRVDRYDDAAYGRVLIEIALCNDRETPMPIPIGMWMFQTKLHVDAGGAEVFLPVCDVLEQDLPEHDPEVQRLNLQYRNRLEYAIGRTCSVDWTVKKGSRRATAVWTTWLPVAETPQTQARDVENALLSMDALATATAERVRSGLQPLIDGYGDWLDTQEAATMQLPPHLRDTADLALVEARRAHKRLLAGLEHVVADVEALRCFQFMNAVMRDQRIASQVAALRASDPALSIADAQSKVAEVGAKAASWRPFQLAFILMQLGALTDPATSLRSAAHLAQVELLFFPTGGGKTEAYLGLAAYTFAIRRRQGVVDSTDGPLDGRDGVAVLMRYTLRLLTAQQFQRATALVCAAELARQANEATWGSEPFRIGLWVGTDVSPKRFEEADEQLTKANEYGSHRLTVLQVQRCPWCGTPISAAQVKADATARRVFVYCGDDLARCPFAKGGQVSEGLPILTVDEEIYRLTPAFVIATVDKFARLARESEAAALFGYVGRRCGRHGYVHPDYAACNISTAHPAAAGYPAATVHPVNRLRPPDLIIQDELHLITGALGTAVGLFEVAVETLASWEKPDGNPVRPLIVASTATVRNAQEQVRGLYGRRLEIFPPQVLDVADTYFSREIPITKATPGRRYIGVSAQGVRLASAEIRVSEVLLSAGQLLLDRSGIAADPYLTLVGYFNATRELAGMTRYMGDDVQNRIKRPRKDSGFPPRHGAAFGLLNTGELTARIASSEIGRTLDRLGLEFDPDYDTTEAFQARMAAQRDGKKVPTRKEAPFDVVLATSMLQVGVDVQRLGLMLVVGQPKNTAEYIQASSRVGRDASRPGLIVTLGNWARPRDLAHYEQFRHYHETFYSQVEALSVTPYSPTSLDRGLDGLLVSVARVVQAPLDDGLSQERSAWRIKEHRDVVDRVAERLKARISAGAQDDARVKYASDRLVNRIDRWVDRANRASDMHRTLVYERTGEGDKYLPLLMSPENAKAGVGSSNQAPFVVANSMREVQPEINILVSPIPERLFAHVPDGAPRWTLPVGDED, encoded by the coding sequence ATGACTAGCGCCACTGAGAAAGCGAAGGAACCGGCGTCGTCCTATGAGCTGACATTCGAGCCGGACGGCTCGTCGTTCACGGTTCGAGAGAACTTGGTCGACATTCTGGAGCGCGAGCTGCTCGGCCCGATCCATGGCCCTGAAGAGTTGTTGCCCTTTAGCCCACGCTCCCAGTACTTGGTCGGATACATCGCGCCAGTGCGGCTCAGCGGCGCCACAGCCGGTAACGGTGACGCCGCCGACGGCACCGAGCGTGGCGAGCTGGCTGAGGCCCGTGCTGATGAGAACGCCGCGGCTGAGGGACGGGGTATTCCTGCGTTTGCGGCGGATGACGGTGAGGCAGACGCTGCCGACGACGATGCTGAGGACCGGGCGCCCAAGCAGGGGTTGATGATTCCCTCATCGATGGGTCTGCGGTTTCAAGTACCGCCAGATTTGGAAGCGTTCACGGTGACGGCATCGTGGGGAACGTACGAGTCGGTGCAAACCGACAAGGTCACCAAGGCCGGGCGTCCGATCCGTACTTTCCAACGGCTTCCGGTCGAAGAACCCCGCACGATCCGCCTTGCCGATCTCGATGCGGGGCAGACGACGACGATCCCGTTGCGCGACACCATCTGTCTTCGGGTGGACCGCTACGACGACGCTGCGTATGGCCGGGTGCTCATCGAGATCGCGTTGTGCAACGACCGCGAGACACCGATGCCGATCCCGATCGGGATGTGGATGTTCCAAACCAAGCTCCACGTCGATGCCGGGGGAGCTGAGGTATTTCTCCCGGTGTGCGACGTCCTCGAGCAAGACTTGCCGGAACACGACCCCGAAGTGCAGCGTCTAAATTTGCAGTACCGCAATAGGCTTGAGTACGCGATCGGTCGGACCTGCTCGGTGGACTGGACCGTCAAGAAGGGCTCGCGACGCGCCACCGCTGTATGGACCACGTGGCTGCCGGTGGCTGAAACCCCGCAGACACAGGCTCGCGACGTCGAAAACGCACTGCTATCCATGGATGCACTAGCCACCGCGACAGCAGAACGAGTCCGCTCCGGACTACAGCCCCTGATCGACGGCTACGGGGACTGGCTCGACACGCAAGAAGCCGCGACCATGCAGTTGCCGCCGCATCTTCGCGATACTGCCGACCTGGCCCTGGTGGAAGCGCGTCGGGCCCACAAGCGACTGCTAGCGGGGCTGGAACACGTCGTGGCCGACGTTGAAGCGCTGCGCTGCTTTCAGTTCATGAACGCCGTGATGCGCGATCAGCGCATTGCCTCTCAGGTCGCGGCCTTGCGGGCATCGGATCCCGCGTTGTCGATCGCCGATGCACAAAGCAAGGTCGCCGAAGTGGGTGCGAAAGCCGCATCCTGGCGGCCATTCCAGCTGGCGTTCATCCTCATGCAACTCGGAGCCCTAACTGACCCGGCTACGTCTCTGCGCAGTGCCGCGCACCTGGCGCAGGTCGAGTTGTTGTTCTTCCCGACCGGCGGCGGCAAGACCGAGGCCTACCTCGGGCTGGCCGCCTACACCTTCGCGATCCGGCGCCGCCAAGGTGTCGTCGATTCCACCGACGGCCCGCTGGACGGCCGCGACGGCGTAGCGGTGCTGATGCGCTACACCCTGCGGCTGCTTACTGCCCAGCAGTTCCAGCGAGCCACCGCACTGGTGTGCGCAGCCGAGCTCGCGCGTCAAGCTAACGAAGCCACCTGGGGCAGTGAACCGTTCCGGATCGGGCTGTGGGTGGGGACCGACGTGAGCCCGAAACGCTTCGAGGAAGCCGACGAACAGCTGACCAAAGCCAACGAATACGGGTCGCATCGGCTGACCGTGCTCCAGGTCCAGCGCTGTCCCTGGTGTGGTACCCCAATCTCCGCGGCACAGGTCAAAGCCGACGCCACGGCCCGGCGGGTGTTCGTCTACTGCGGTGATGACCTTGCCCGCTGTCCGTTCGCCAAAGGCGGGCAGGTCAGTGAGGGTCTGCCGATTCTGACCGTGGACGAGGAGATCTACCGGCTGACACCGGCATTCGTCATCGCCACCGTCGACAAGTTCGCCCGCCTGGCCCGCGAAAGTGAAGCCGCGGCATTATTCGGCTACGTCGGCCGGCGCTGCGGTCGCCATGGCTACGTCCATCCCGACTACGCGGCGTGCAACATCTCCACCGCGCATCCGGCCGCGGCCGGATATCCCGCGGCCACCGTCCACCCGGTGAACCGGCTCCGGCCCCCTGATCTGATCATCCAGGACGAGCTGCACCTGATCACCGGGGCGCTGGGCACAGCGGTCGGCCTGTTCGAGGTTGCGGTCGAGACCCTCGCGTCCTGGGAAAAACCCGATGGAAACCCAGTGCGGCCGTTGATCGTTGCGTCCACTGCCACCGTCCGAAACGCACAGGAGCAGGTGCGTGGCCTGTACGGGCGGCGCCTGGAGATCTTTCCGCCGCAGGTGCTCGACGTCGCCGACACCTATTTCTCCCGTGAAATACCGATCACCAAGGCAACCCCCGGGCGCCGCTACATCGGGGTGAGTGCGCAGGGTGTGCGCCTGGCCAGCGCCGAGATCCGCGTCTCGGAGGTTCTGCTCTCGGCCGGGCAGCTGCTGTTGGACCGCAGCGGCATCGCCGCCGACCCCTACCTGACGCTGGTCGGATACTTCAACGCCACCCGCGAGCTGGCGGGCATGACCCGCTATATGGGTGACGATGTGCAGAATCGGATCAAGCGGCCCCGCAAAGACTCCGGATTCCCACCCCGACACGGGGCCGCGTTCGGTCTGCTGAACACCGGTGAACTCACCGCGCGGATCGCGTCGTCGGAGATCGGCCGCACCCTCGACAGGTTGGGGTTGGAGTTCGACCCCGACTATGACACCACCGAAGCCTTCCAGGCCCGAATGGCTGCACAGCGCGACGGCAAGAAGGTGCCCACCCGCAAGGAGGCGCCGTTCGACGTGGTACTGGCAACCTCGATGCTGCAGGTCGGTGTCGACGTGCAGCGACTTGGGCTTATGCTCGTCGTCGGTCAGCCCAAGAACACCGCCGAGTACATTCAGGCGTCTTCTCGTGTCGGCCGCGACGCTTCACGCCCCGGTTTGATTGTGACGCTGGGCAATTGGGCGCGTCCCCGTGATCTGGCGCATTACGAACAGTTCCGTCACTACCATGAGACGTTCTACTCTCAGGTGGAAGCGTTGTCCGTGACCCCGTACTCGCCGACATCGCTGGATCGAGGATTGGACGGGTTGTTGGTCAGCGTGGCGCGCGTAGTGCAGGCGCCCCTCGATGACGGGCTCTCCCAGGAGCGCAGTGCCTGGCGGATCAAGGAACACCGGGATGTGGTCGACCGGGTGGCCGAACGACTCAAAGCCCGGATCTCGGCTGGGGCGCAGGATGACGCCAGGGTGAAGTATGCCAGCGACCGGTTGGTCAATCGCATCGATCGGTGGGTCGATCGTGCCAACCGCGCCAGCGACATGCACAGGACCCTGGTGTACGAGCGCACCGGGGAAGGGGACAAATACCTGCCGTTGCTGATGAGCCCCGAGAACGCCAAAGCCGGTGTCGGGTCGTCGAATCAGGCGCCGTTCGTCGTCGCGAACTCGATGCGGGAAGTGCAGCCGGAGATCAACATCCTCGTCAGCCCGATCCCAGAGCGGCTCTTCGCGCATGTACCCGACGGAGCACCACGGTGGACCCTGCCAGTGGGGGACGAGGACTGA
- the drmB gene encoding DUF1998 domain-containing protein: MTDTAPEEVMLHDPGEALDPLTDAEDAVVKNRAKVGSSRPSSLLYTYGPGAIMDLPGFSVMPAGLDDWEPIWKRREKIPAIIEPRLLNVIRMHLGPQVDALRPYPWQPKQNSFAKEGADLGIPARVFPQWLRCTGCDYLGPLPRFSYTNTHPFRPDLAQFTHKGCPGRGAQRGGAKTGKRESPAVPAQHLLTCTNGHVDEFPYELWVHRGRRCPKAERPDLKMRDANVGKSVGSMIACTQCGANRGMAEAQGSVGRDKLPPTCRGRHPHLNAFDKECDARPTLIMMGASNLWFASTQSIIVMPRTDAEKAEALGDLLRLELGVDTVKQFAGQLDVIRAMASMKDIDLSGVSNESLSTAIADALTPPESDEERKKKRDDWDPVELLVPEWQYLQKPALFPSQKNTTGLMVTDMARGPELPPQISRVVAVNQMKKVNAFIGFTRLDEMDRVNDLPGRLVKLTRNGKPTWVPATEDRGEGIFLQLSLDAVEAWENIIYTTPLWTAHQAANRRNFARRFSETAKAVKPDTRLPAPRYWLLHTLSHVLIREMAMSCGYGAASLTERIYGWPASAHREGAAGLLICTTASDSEGTLGGLVALSEPARLQGLVINALRRAARCSSDPVCAMRTPSDPEDFLHGAACHCCTFASETSCERANRFLDRRFLLTLPSAHGKPVPGFFGSPDVR, from the coding sequence ATGACCGACACCGCACCCGAAGAGGTGATGCTGCACGATCCGGGGGAGGCGCTGGACCCGCTGACCGACGCCGAAGACGCGGTGGTCAAGAACCGCGCCAAAGTGGGCTCGTCACGGCCGTCGTCGCTGCTGTACACCTACGGACCGGGCGCCATTATGGATCTGCCCGGTTTCTCGGTGATGCCCGCGGGGCTCGACGACTGGGAACCCATCTGGAAACGGCGCGAAAAGATCCCGGCGATCATCGAGCCCCGGCTGCTCAATGTGATCCGGATGCACCTCGGTCCGCAGGTGGACGCGCTGCGGCCCTATCCTTGGCAGCCGAAACAGAATTCGTTCGCCAAAGAGGGCGCCGACTTGGGGATCCCCGCAAGGGTATTCCCGCAGTGGCTGCGATGCACGGGCTGCGACTACCTCGGCCCGCTGCCACGGTTCAGCTACACCAATACTCATCCCTTCCGGCCCGATCTCGCGCAGTTCACTCATAAGGGCTGTCCGGGTCGCGGTGCGCAGCGCGGTGGCGCGAAGACTGGGAAGCGAGAAAGCCCCGCGGTACCCGCGCAGCATCTGCTGACATGCACCAACGGTCATGTCGACGAGTTTCCCTACGAACTGTGGGTGCATCGCGGCCGGCGATGCCCCAAGGCGGAGCGACCGGACCTCAAGATGCGTGATGCCAACGTCGGCAAGAGCGTTGGCTCGATGATCGCATGCACGCAATGTGGGGCCAACCGCGGCATGGCAGAGGCACAGGGCTCGGTGGGCCGCGACAAGTTGCCGCCGACGTGCCGGGGACGTCACCCACATTTGAACGCTTTCGATAAAGAGTGCGACGCGCGGCCGACGTTGATCATGATGGGTGCCTCGAACCTGTGGTTCGCCTCCACGCAGTCGATCATCGTCATGCCGCGTACCGACGCAGAGAAAGCCGAAGCCCTCGGCGACCTGCTCCGGCTGGAACTCGGGGTCGACACCGTCAAGCAGTTTGCTGGACAACTCGACGTTATCCGCGCGATGGCAAGTATGAAAGATATTGACCTGAGCGGTGTTTCGAATGAGAGTCTCTCGACCGCGATTGCCGACGCGCTCACGCCGCCAGAGTCCGACGAGGAGCGCAAGAAGAAGCGCGACGACTGGGATCCCGTAGAACTCCTGGTCCCCGAATGGCAGTATCTCCAGAAGCCTGCGCTGTTCCCCTCCCAGAAGAACACCACGGGGCTGATGGTGACCGACATGGCCCGCGGCCCCGAGCTTCCCCCGCAGATCAGCCGCGTCGTCGCGGTCAACCAGATGAAGAAGGTCAATGCCTTCATCGGGTTCACCCGTCTCGATGAGATGGACCGGGTCAACGATCTGCCTGGGCGCCTGGTCAAGCTCACCCGCAACGGGAAGCCGACGTGGGTGCCCGCGACAGAGGACCGCGGCGAAGGAATCTTCCTGCAGCTCAGCCTCGATGCCGTCGAAGCCTGGGAGAACATCATTTATACGACGCCGCTGTGGACGGCACACCAGGCGGCTAACCGGCGCAACTTCGCCCGACGCTTCTCCGAGACCGCCAAAGCCGTTAAGCCTGACACTCGGCTACCTGCACCTCGATACTGGTTGCTGCACACCCTGTCTCACGTACTGATCCGTGAAATGGCAATGTCGTGTGGCTACGGTGCGGCCAGCCTTACCGAACGGATCTACGGCTGGCCGGCCTCCGCGCACCGCGAGGGCGCTGCCGGTTTGCTGATCTGCACGACTGCCTCAGATAGCGAAGGCACCCTGGGAGGTCTCGTCGCGTTGTCAGAGCCGGCTCGACTGCAAGGCCTAGTGATCAACGCGCTACGGCGGGCGGCCCGGTGCTCGTCGGACCCTGTGTGCGCCATGCGAACTCCGAGCGACCCCGAGGATTTCCTGCATGGAGCGGCATGCCACTGCTGCACCTTCGCCTCGGAGACATCGTGCGAGAGGGCGAACCGGTTCCTCGACCGCCGCTTCTTGCTCACATTGCCGAGCGCGCACGGCAAGCCGGTGCCAGGGTTCTTCGGGAGCCCTGATGTCCGATGA
- the drmC gene encoding DISARM system phospholipase D-like protein DrmC translates to MSDDPLKQLGEYLTATEAESLAALIDAGEHTAHALVSISHSRRDRAANLLKTAGIGHTEPALSVAVLRGIAGAKSVHRDLTPVWTMPGNEATTGHLTNQFHEVVAAARISVTCATYNFSSTSSMWDALQTASEEPEVVVCVYVDAGKGDPGGVKARLPRANVYRSANLPNGQPIVSHTKFIVVDHEVVLLTSANFSYNAENRNIEFGLLIHDSGLAASIESTMASKRGSLYELV, encoded by the coding sequence ATGTCCGATGATCCGTTGAAACAACTGGGGGAGTACCTGACCGCTACCGAGGCCGAAAGCTTGGCAGCACTCATCGACGCCGGTGAGCATACCGCGCACGCACTCGTATCGATAAGCCACTCCCGTCGCGACCGAGCCGCAAATCTGTTGAAGACCGCGGGAATCGGACACACTGAACCAGCTCTGTCGGTGGCGGTGCTCCGCGGAATCGCAGGTGCCAAGTCCGTGCATCGCGACCTCACACCGGTGTGGACGATGCCCGGAAACGAAGCCACGACCGGACATCTGACCAATCAGTTTCACGAGGTCGTCGCCGCGGCCCGCATTTCGGTGACGTGTGCGACCTATAACTTCTCATCGACATCGAGCATGTGGGACGCACTCCAGACAGCATCCGAGGAGCCCGAGGTGGTTGTGTGTGTCTACGTCGACGCAGGCAAGGGCGACCCTGGCGGCGTCAAGGCACGGCTCCCGCGGGCGAACGTCTACCGCTCAGCCAACTTGCCGAATGGACAGCCGATCGTCAGCCATACCAAGTTCATTGTCGTCGACCATGAGGTCGTTCTGCTGACAAGTGCAAACTTCTCGTACAACGCTGAGAACCGAAACATCGAGTTCGGTCTGCTGATTCACGACAGCGGTCTCGCAGCATCAATTGAGTCGACCATGGCCAGCAAGCGGGGGAGCTTGTACGAGCTCGTGTAG